The segment aagaaaatttataaatttttttttttaattctttcatCTAGGACCTCATCGTGAGATGGCTGTGGATTGTCCCGACAATTTTATAGCACGCAATAAAACACCGCCACGTTATCCACCACCCCGTCCACCACAGGTAAAGAAAAAACGACGTAAAACTCAAAAAACTACAACCACAACAACACCCACCAAATCATCTCTTATTTATACTAATTCAACACGTAAAAGTTATTCACCCACAAAGAGTCCCAATTACACCACACCAATTACCAACACCACCCCCACCACCAATACCACACTAACACAATCATATCACAATCCCATATTCACCTACAACACTACCACCCCCTCATCATCATCTTGTTCTTTAAATAAACCCCCTTTTAATCATCCTAATTCACCTCACAATTCACCCGTTTTACTAGAGAAATTTCACTTTAAGTCGAATATTAATAATACCCTACCCAAATGTACCGCTAAATTAATGCAAAACAATtccaaatttattattaattatccGCCGGAATCAACACAAACTCAACAATCATCCATTACATCTCATGCAACTCAACATACCATCAACATTAAATTCACCTCTACCGGCTGTATATACGAAACCAACTCTAAAATGGATTTAAATGATACGACGACTgctcaattacaattacaaaacgACTACAATACACGACAACAATTGAAATTGgatcaaattgaaaattatgaaaattgtcTGGAATTGGAATATCAGTCGCAAAAACTTAATAATGCCTTGAGTTTGAAGGGTAAAACGCTACCGTTAACCCCCAATCCGAATGGCAATGCTGGGGTAGGTTCTCTAGCTTCTACGCCTGACGATTTGGAATTAATGGTTGATACTTTATATCGTAAAGGCTCCTCCTCACATTCCTCCTCGTTTGAATGTGAGGTTTTGAGCAAGAAATCGGGCGAGTCATATGATTCCATCTCCTATCGCCAGCTgactaataacaataataatcatcTTAATAATAAAGCCTCACCTACCCAGCATCCTAACAACGCTACCATCACTACCACCACCACTTCCTCCTCCACGTCGTCTTCTTCACTTCATAACAAATCCAATGGTCTTTCTGCCGAAGTTTTAAATGGCTGCCTTAATAACGGCAGTGGTGATTCTCTTACCAGCATCaccagttctagttctactccTCCACCGGAATATGAACTTAAAGAATTTTCCTCTAAATCCAGCATTTTACCTCCCTTAATNNNNNNNNNNNNNNNNNNNNNNNNNNNNNNNNNNNNNNNNNNNNNNNNNNNNNNNNNNNNNNNNNNNNNNNNNNNNNNNNNNNNNNNNNNNNNNNNNNNNctatctatctatctatctatctatctatctatctatctatctatctatctatctatctatctatctatctatctatctatctatttatctctATATCTAgctctatatctatctatcttctagaAATTCTTATGAAAATCATTAATTCaggataattttgtttaaaagaattaaatccTTTAAATCTCACAAAAAAATCCACTACCTTGCTCCTTAAACATCAAAAAGAAAACCGCTAACAtgtaattatgaaaaataacctaaataaactttaatttatacaacaaaacaaaaaactatttccTCTTATCCCtacaaatcaatttttaaataaattaaacaataacccccaaaaaaaactattcaatttgtttaacaggtgattgaagaaaaaaaataccaaagaaATCCTTATAAAACCTACAAGtcactaaagaaaaaaacatcagacatatcaacaaaaatcaaaGTAAATAAGGGGAAAAAAGGTTTTCAAAAGTATTAGAGTAAAAAGGTAGCAATATAGAGAAAAAACGAGAGAGTATACAAGTAAACATTCATTCCTTGtgatttatttacttttgttatcaaatcaacaacaattgACAGAGAGAGAGCGACATTACtaaagaaatgtaaacaaaggCATGAAAAACATccgtttttttaacaaacagagttgcattttaaagcaatattatttgttattgacgaatgatttttctttagaaaatatattaggttttttttaaagaaaacataaaaaactattaaattacctttttttacaataattattattataataaatcttctttaacaattttgtgttggcgtgtaattaaatatttatgtttatttgaaaacaagAAAAGTGAAAAtcgtaaaattaattttttataaacaagaggaAATATTTCTCTTcgactataaaaagtaaaagcaAGTTTTCCACACagtattaacaaataaaataaaattaataattaataagaaaactttacattaacaaaccaacaaaaaaaagtaaaagtaatcAAAGAAACCTTAatatgtttaaagaaattttgaaacaaatgtCATTAGCTTAAGGCTCTGTTTTATTGCAGCTAAAgatgatttttaaaacatttatagagTTGACATTTAAAACACCTTTAAGAGTCAcgtagaattgttgttgtttttgttttctttaaggaTACTATTTTTGCCGACATTTGACAAGTGACAGCTGCagcgttttttgttgtttgcaaaAAGATTACATTAGCAGGTAGCCATCCCATACAAAACAGTCATTTCCTTTAAactaaatcaatattttactaGGAATTTTAAACTATAGTACAAACACTTCttgagaaagaaaaacaaaaggaatTTTCCTTAGGAATCATTGCATGCTACACAAATGTTATTAATTCCACAGGTAACCTGTACCGCCGAATGCAAATGATTTATGAACATTGAACGGAAAATGTTTAGAATGTCAGGATCGTTATATAAAGCTTTATATCAGAATAGGAATATTGTTTGAATGATAACTTTAAAActggactacagtttagtcCATAATCCAGGACCAGAGTCTATACTATTGTTGAGTCCTTAGTATGAATTTTGCAAAGTTTTTGATCTGAATTATAGTCTGTAGTTGAATATGTAGTGTAATCTATAGGCTGAATTACAGTTCCGTCTAGAGTCTTGACtctatagaatggactagagttcagtctatagtcttgattataaccTTGAATATACtctcgactatagtttagtttatagtctggactatcgtTTAGTCTATGGTATGGATTACAGTCTTCactataagtctatagtcaggaattTAGTCTGAAGTCTTCAcaatattctatagactggactattgttaagtctacagtcttgaatatagttcagtttatacTCTGATCTACCGTATAGATTACAATCttggctatagtttagtctatagtcgggactatagtttagtctatggtctggactacagtttagtctattgtctgaaaTACAGTTTAGTATATTGGCTGTTAAGTCTAAAaccaggactatagtctataatttgagataaagtttagtttaaagtctgaactattgtgtattgtctggactatagttaagtGCATTGCTAGGGCTATAGTTAAATCTAAAGTCAggactattgtttagtctaaagtcgggactattgtttagtctatagtttgagataaagtttagtttatagtctgaactattgtcAGAGCTATAcacagttcagtctatagtttacgtattagtttagtcaatagtgtaaactatagtagtctatagtctggactataatttagtctatagtctagttataatctgtactatagtttagtctggaccatagtatagtctagactacagtttagtcaaTATTTtgaactaaagtttagtctatagtctgaactagagtttagtctatatgctgaactatagttttgtcCAAGATccggtctatagtttagactatgacTTAACCTTTTGTTTCggctacagtttagtctattgtccgCACTGGTATTGTCTAGATTGTACACTAATGTTTcccaaaagttttaaaaaagtctaagctggcaatttttttaagtgtatttatCTTCATctgcaaattttattattttaact is part of the Lucilia cuprina isolate Lc7/37 chromosome 3, ASM2204524v1, whole genome shotgun sequence genome and harbors:
- the LOC124418734 gene encoding uncharacterized protein DDB_G0271670-like, translated to MVKPRRRSGSSIVVLDSEDLKPCLPDVYNNLPHLRQTTNEEDTQEIDQELYTTMLKSINQDNGPHREMAVDCPDNFIARNKTPPRYPPPRPPQSQKLNNALSLKGKTLPLTPNPNGNAGVGSLASTPDDLELMVDTLYRKGSSSHSSSFECEVLSKKSGESYDSISYRQLTNNNNNHLNNKASPTQHPNNATITTTTTSSSTSSSSLHNKSNGLSAEVLNGCLNNGSGDSLTSITSSSSTPPPEYELKEFSSKSSILPPL